The following are encoded together in the Bradyrhizobium algeriense genome:
- a CDS encoding SDR family NAD(P)-dependent oxidoreductase, translated as MSILDLNSKAAIVTGAGQGIGRQLALTLAAHGAKVVVNDYFLERATQVAREIVDAGGQAIAVQADVTDLNGVRAMMRRTVDEFGTLDVLVNNAGNEGANPSSAPPKPFWETSPEDWQRWLGVNLFGVIACVTAATPFMVKQQSGRLITIISDAGRVGESGIEVYSGGKAGAAGFMRAVARTLGRYNITANCVAIAATLTPTIAPVIEAQPPETTKRQLERYVIRRFGRPEDISGLVTLLASDSSSWMTGQTYPVNGGFSFAM; from the coding sequence ATGAGCATTCTTGACTTGAATAGCAAGGCGGCAATCGTTACCGGTGCCGGGCAGGGAATTGGCCGTCAACTTGCGCTGACGCTCGCGGCTCACGGCGCAAAGGTCGTCGTCAACGATTATTTTCTGGAACGCGCAACCCAGGTCGCACGGGAGATCGTCGATGCCGGCGGTCAAGCGATCGCTGTTCAGGCGGATGTTACCGACCTCAATGGGGTTAGGGCCATGATGCGCCGCACCGTCGATGAGTTCGGCACGTTGGATGTGCTGGTGAACAACGCCGGCAACGAGGGGGCTAACCCGTCCAGCGCTCCACCGAAGCCATTCTGGGAGACGTCTCCGGAAGACTGGCAGCGCTGGCTTGGTGTCAATCTTTTCGGTGTGATCGCCTGCGTGACCGCCGCAACACCCTTTATGGTCAAGCAGCAGAGCGGAAGGCTAATCACTATCATTTCCGACGCGGGTCGCGTTGGGGAGTCTGGGATCGAGGTCTATTCGGGCGGCAAGGCTGGCGCGGCCGGCTTCATGCGAGCGGTGGCACGGACCTTGGGTCGCTACAACATTACCGCGAATTGCGTCGCGATTGCCGCAACGCTGACCCCGACAATAGCGCCGGTAATCGAGGCGCAGCCTCCCGAGACGACGAAACGTCAGCTTGAACGCTATGTCATCCGCCGCTTTGGACGTCCCGAAGACATTTCAGGCCTGGTGACACTGCTCGCCAGCGACTCAAGCTCGTGGATGACCGGACAGACCTATCCGGTCAATGGCGGATTCTCATTCGCCATGTGA